ACCAGGTTTGTACTTCAAACTTGATTTCTCATTCAGCATTTAAAATTCTTCATTCACCATACATCTATACGGTTTGGCGACGCAAAGCTCCATATGTTAACATGTTGCTGGAGAATTATGTATCGATGGTATATTTACATGCTACTTGTAATCCTTTCGcaattgattattttgGACTAATGAAACTTGCATGCGTTAATATAGTACATTCGCGCATGGGTTATAAGAAAGTTGGATTTAGGACGGATGCTGTGCCATTTATATCATGACTTTAATTGACAGccataatttttgaaattagcGTTTGTACTTTCCAAAGTTGTTTTAACAAAATGACCGGCGCATTCTTAATCGACTTTTAGCTTACCGAGATTTAACGtgtgaatattttttaaatttactcatttctttttacatttcGAAATTTACTATGTCAAAATGCTTGCAGCAGCTTAAACGACAACTTCAGCATTTCGGCATAGATGGATGCTCATTAGCAGATGGTGACAtcgattattttttcacaGTTACCGGTATTGATCGTGGATGGGGCTGTGGTTGGCGCAATATACAGATGTTAATTTCCTGGCTTCAATACACCAATCCAAATTGGTTTAAACGTAATTTTAGTAGTGGAAATTATGAAATCAATTCTTTGCAATCGTTGTTGCTCAGCGCTTGGATGAAAGGTATAGATGCCGAAGGTTATGCTCAATTAGGAGACAACTTGCATGGTAAATGGATTGGTGCTACTGAGGTTTATAGCCTATTTACCGGGTTGTTTGTCAACGTCGCTTTAGTAGACTTTGATTTCAGATCTGAAGCTTCTGCTAGCAATgcactttttctttacgttaaaaaacattttgaaagttCTAATGATACAAGCAATGTTTCTCCAtgttatttacaatttcaaGGGCATTCTATCATTATCATTGGGTTCTGTTCTTCTTTAGAAACTCTTGTTGTGCTTGATCCAGATCGTTATCAGAgtgttcaaaaaaagtttgtgAATATTGCGGACTTTAATCACTGTTATATGCGAAAAAAGCGATCTTTGAAATTCTCACAATTTCAATTGGTACATTTTAAgcaaaacatttttttaaatgatttCAGTTCAAAACTGGAAGTTCGTTCTACCAGAATTTCGGACTTTTAGCTGTCCAAGCGCTGGTGATGTTTTTCATAATATTTATGAAGGCCGTTTCCCcatatattaatttatagaaaaaggaaaaactgttgaaaaataataatatatcTGATTATTCTCTTTTGACTTACTACTATGTAGTATAcgtatatttaaaattgttgatAGTTTCTCATATTTTCATATAGCGACATTgttattgaatttaaaatttgttgttttGCGGTGAATTCGGTGTTTACATCGGTATATCCGACTTTGGCTTCCGAATGTGGATAAAGGCTAAAGTTGTTACCAAAAGTAAACAACTACCAGCCTTGCACAATGTTTGTTGTCAAGACTGCTGTATTATTATTCTTTGCATTATTTATTGGAAATACTTATGCATATACTTATTCTCTGGACAGAATTCAAGCATTAAAATTTAGTTCTGAATCCTCCAACGTTGATGATGGACCACGGCTTCATTGCAAAGGACCAGCGTGTAGCTCGCACAGCAATGATTTGGCTATTTGTCAGCATAACCAACTTAACGTTGCTCctcatttattaaaatggACTTGTGTATGGCCTAATCAGTCTTCTCATGTAGAAGTAATAGATTATAATATTGAGTGCAAAAAAACCGTCGCCTTGTCCATGGACAGCATTACTAAGACATGCATTTTAAACTATAAGTTGGAATGGACCTACTCTGGAGTATTACTACATAGGCCTTggaaattgttttcattaaagCCATTCACTGCTGCGTTTGTGCTCCTCCTTGCGGCTTCATATCTGGCAACTGCCTGTTTCCGTATGCTTGGTTATTTGGGAACACCTAGATCTCGTTTCCATGATAACAGAAGATGGAATGAACAGAAATTTATGGAGTTGGCGGTTTCTGCTGTAGAGGAGCAGTTATCTAATGGCATACAGCTTTTCTCCAATGTCAAACAGAGAGTTCCTGTACCCGTGTTGGATGAATCTGTTTAATACTTTGCATTTGAATCCTCGTGTTTAGCTTCCACGTAGTATCACATATCTTAAATGGATGACAGTCTAACTCTCAGAATAGGCAAACAACAGTTGAAATCGCACCTCTGTTACATATATTACAAGTTCATTCCCTTATTAATCACTCATTAATGAATGCCTCCTAATTGAAATCGAGCGCTGTCATCCCCACGGCTAATAATCGTTAGATTTCTGCATTCTATTTAGTAATATTCTTGCATTATTACCATCATATTCTCTGTCCACTTTCGTTTGCTTCTTTAACTTACAGTTAGAGAAAATAcactttaaaatataataatgGAAAACAGctatattaaaaatcaatattgGCATAGCAGATCATTCATAGTATTATATAACTTCTTGatataaaattgtttcttttttcatttatttgttcAGCTGTATATGGTAATCCATATTTCGTACTA
This portion of the Schizosaccharomyces pombe strain 972h- genome assembly, chromosome: I genome encodes:
- the mug105 gene encoding ubiquitin-fold modifier-specific protease translates to MSKCLQQLKRQLQHFGIDGCSLADGDIDYFFTVTGIDRGWGCGWRNIQMLISWLQYTNPNWFKRNFSSGNYEINSLQSLLLSAWMKGIDAEGYAQLGDNLHGKWIGATEVYSLFTGLFVNVALVDFDFRSEASASNALFLYVKKHFESSNDTSNVSPCYLQFQGHSIIIIGFCSSLETLVVLDPDRYQSVQKKFVNIADFNHCYMRKKRSLKFSQFQLVHFKQNIFLNDFSSKLEVRSTRISDF
- the meu29 gene encoding protein meu29 produces the protein MFVVKTAVLLFFALFIGNTYAYTYSLDRIQALKFSSESSNVDDGPRLHCKGPACSSHSNDLAICQHNQLNVAPHLLKWTCVWPNQSSHVEVIDYNIECKKTVALSMDSITKTCILNYKLEWTYSGVLLHRPWKLFSLKPFTAAFVLLLAASYLATACFRMLGYLGTPRSRFHDNRRWNEQKFMELAVSAVEEQLSNGIQLFSNVKQRVPVPVLDESV